A single window of Providencia alcalifaciens DNA harbors:
- a CDS encoding DeoR/GlpR family DNA-binding transcription regulator yields the protein MLQAERHRLICSHVSQHGSALVRDLAQLCHVSQETIRRDLTVLEREKRLIRSFGGAVATEQDESPVLNVMPSSVKLSQMVDGAESFRKRTEENPDAKMKIAKAALKFIQPGDCIMMDNSSTCWFLARQIPDIDITVVTNSVKIIQALACRDRVRVIGIGGEYSERHDDFHGPISESIIRSFQIKTLFLSCQGFNIETGVRDGSEVNAKLKNIMIQVSENCVLLADNNKLDQYAFSQVCTLNDINVLITNKLNDKNFKQVFPKLNIIECDK from the coding sequence ATGCTACAAGCTGAACGCCACCGATTAATTTGCTCCCATGTTTCTCAACATGGTTCAGCGTTAGTGCGCGATTTAGCCCAGCTTTGTCACGTTTCTCAAGAAACTATTCGCCGAGATTTAACGGTATTAGAACGTGAAAAACGTTTAATTCGTAGTTTTGGCGGTGCGGTTGCCACTGAGCAGGATGAAAGCCCGGTACTGAATGTGATGCCCTCTTCGGTCAAACTCAGTCAAATGGTCGATGGTGCAGAATCCTTTCGTAAAAGAACGGAAGAGAACCCAGATGCGAAAATGAAAATCGCCAAAGCAGCGTTGAAGTTTATTCAGCCAGGTGACTGCATCATGATGGATAACAGCAGCACATGCTGGTTTCTAGCAAGACAAATACCCGATATCGATATTACGGTGGTCACCAACTCCGTCAAAATCATTCAAGCATTAGCATGTCGAGATCGTGTTCGCGTCATTGGTATTGGTGGAGAATATTCAGAACGCCATGATGATTTTCATGGTCCCATTTCTGAAAGTATTATCCGTAGCTTTCAAATTAAAACGTTATTTTTATCATGCCAAGGATTCAATATTGAAACTGGCGTTCGAGATGGCAGTGAAGTTAATGCCAAATTAAAAAATATTATGATTCAGGTTTCCGAGAATTGTGTGTTATTAGCGGATAACAATAAATTAGATCAATACGCTTTTAGCCAGGTTTGTACCTTAAATGATATTAACGTGTTAATTACCAATAAACTTAATGATAAAAATTTCAAGCAAGTATTTCCAAAATTAAACATTATTGAGTGTGATAAATAG
- a CDS encoding substrate-binding domain-containing protein has translation MKKLVLPCLMGAALFSNMAMAESQKAQKPFTMGVVVKVGGIPWFNVMEQGITEEGKKLGVNAFQVGPTTADPAEQVRAIEDLIAKKVDVIGVVPNDAKVLEPVLKRAQEAGIKVITHESPDQKNADWDFELLDTQSMGANHMKDMAACMGEEGKYAMFVGSLTVPLVNEWADAAIAYQKAHYPKMQMVDDRFGVAESVDDSMRTTNDLLSKHKDLKGIMSFGSQGPIGAGRAIDKRRKNAETCVFGTFTPGQGIKLLEKGAIDGGYISNPKVAGQVFVQVATAMMNGEEIKTGVSIGDMGEIKVSGNTILSDNPVNLNIENTKKLVEVGL, from the coding sequence ATGAAAAAATTAGTTTTACCTTGCTTAATGGGTGCCGCACTGTTTTCCAACATGGCGATGGCTGAATCACAGAAAGCACAAAAGCCATTTACCATGGGTGTCGTGGTGAAAGTGGGGGGAATTCCTTGGTTTAACGTCATGGAGCAAGGGATCACCGAAGAAGGTAAAAAACTCGGCGTGAATGCATTCCAAGTGGGTCCAACTACTGCTGACCCTGCGGAGCAAGTTCGTGCAATTGAAGATTTAATCGCGAAGAAAGTCGATGTTATCGGCGTTGTTCCTAACGATGCAAAAGTCCTTGAGCCAGTTTTAAAACGCGCTCAAGAAGCAGGTATCAAAGTGATTACTCACGAATCCCCAGATCAAAAAAATGCGGATTGGGATTTCGAATTACTGGATACCCAAAGCATGGGCGCTAACCATATGAAAGATATGGCTGCATGTATGGGTGAAGAAGGTAAATACGCCATGTTCGTGGGCAGCCTGACTGTACCACTCGTCAACGAATGGGCTGATGCGGCTATCGCTTACCAAAAAGCGCACTATCCAAAAATGCAAATGGTCGATGACCGCTTTGGTGTCGCGGAATCCGTTGATGATTCTATGCGTACCACAAACGACTTGCTATCTAAACATAAAGATCTCAAAGGTATCATGTCATTTGGTTCCCAAGGGCCTATCGGTGCGGGTCGAGCTATCGACAAACGTCGTAAAAATGCAGAAACCTGTGTCTTCGGTACATTTACACCGGGCCAAGGCATCAAATTGTTAGAAAAAGGCGCGATTGACGGCGGCTATATCTCTAACCCGAAAGTGGCTGGTCAAGTTTTCGTACAAGTCGCGACGGCAATGATGAATGGCGAAGAGATCAAAACTGGCGTCAGCATCGGTGATATGGGTGAGATTAAAGTGAGTGGCAACACCATCCTCAGCGACAACCCAGTTAATCTGAATATTGAAAACACCAAAAAGCTGGTTGAAGTCGGTCTGTAA